From Pseudomonas putida, one genomic window encodes:
- a CDS encoding DUF4365 domain-containing protein — translation MSLEMPKRTISHRVGSQGEVLVENAFADKGWLYRRLEKDKDYGIDGEVEIFDADGSATGIIFKVQIKSSRKHSPNIRLKRSTKNYLSVCPLPVILISVEVSTGSIRFASIDQGRIAANGAGYSDFQELDDEAFGELEDIAAEHCAGCLSVRDYTLYNAPAQLIRCLDLLLNFGGDVDSMTKWLRFFAPDDVLASSYGYAAFLKEQMDYDKNLLPKLRAWVLEFFPEEQQRIDHAMEAYARGELVGRRAEVYAVMQSPIFSNLG, via the coding sequence ATGTCCTTAGAAATGCCAAAACGCACGATCTCCCATCGAGTAGGCAGCCAAGGTGAAGTATTAGTTGAAAATGCTTTTGCTGATAAAGGCTGGCTTTATCGAAGGCTGGAGAAAGATAAAGACTACGGAATAGACGGAGAGGTTGAGATTTTCGATGCTGATGGGAGTGCAACGGGGATAATTTTCAAGGTTCAGATCAAAAGCTCACGAAAGCACTCGCCTAACATTAGGTTGAAGCGAAGTACAAAAAACTATCTTTCAGTCTGTCCACTACCTGTAATTCTGATTTCTGTTGAGGTATCTACAGGTTCAATTCGTTTCGCTTCAATTGATCAGGGGCGGATTGCGGCGAATGGAGCGGGTTATAGCGATTTTCAAGAGTTGGATGATGAAGCGTTCGGCGAATTGGAGGATATTGCTGCTGAACACTGTGCAGGGTGCTTGTCGGTGCGTGATTATACGCTCTACAACGCTCCCGCTCAGCTCATTAGGTGTTTAGATCTGTTATTGAATTTCGGCGGCGATGTAGATTCCATGACGAAGTGGCTAAGGTTTTTTGCCCCCGACGATGTACTGGCTTCATCATATGGTTACGCAGCTTTCCTCAAGGAGCAGATGGACTATGACAAAAACTTGTTGCCGAAACTCCGCGCCTGGGTATTAGAGTTTTTTCCTGAGGAACAACAAAGAATCGACCATGCGATGGAAGCCTATGCACGAGGTGAGTTGGTTGGAAGGCGAGCAGAGGTTTATGCTGTTATGCAAAGCCCGATATTTTCAAATTTAGGCTGA